The genomic region CGCCGCTGCCGGACAGCAGCAGCGGCCGGTCGCCGGTCACCCGGGCCTGGCCCTCCACCCCCCGCACGGCGAACACCTCGACGGGCGGGAGGCGGCGCTCGGCGTCGGCCTCCGTCGAGTCGTCGCCCGGCGCCACCGTGTGCTGGCCGGGCGCGCCGAACGTCGCCACCGGCTCCAGGTCGGGGTCGTCGCGGAGGGGCTGGAGCTCGGCCGGCCGGGCTCGGCCCAGGCGGCCCCACTCGAGGTCGTTGCGGACGAGCACGTAGCCGATGCCCAGCCGGCGGGCGATCGGCCCCAGCGTGCCCGGCTCGTAGTCGCCCGACTGGATGCGGTCGTCGACGGCCATCACGAGGTCGGACGCCTCCGCCGTGCTGAGCGGCAGCGACGTGCTCACCACGTGGGCCCGGGCGAGGAGCCCGTCGAACAGGTCGTCGCCCGGGCTCCCCCAGCGGTAGCGGGAGTTGAACGTCCCCGGCTCGACCAGCACGCGGGCGTCGCCGGGCTGCCGGTCGAGCCAGGCGAGCGCGTCCCGCCAGTAGCCGGGGACCGTGTCCGTGCGGTTGTCGGTCGAGTACAGGCCGGCGGTCCAGAACGGGAACGAGGCGACCGCGAACACCGCGACGGCGACGGCCGCCGCGGCCACGCCGACCAGCCGCCGCCGGCCCGCGAGGAGCGCGGCCGCGCCGAGCAGGCCGGCGAGGCCGAGGGCCAGCGCGAACCCGGCCTTGTAGGTGTTGCGCAGGGCGGTGAGGGACGGGACGGCGTCGTAGGCGTCGAGCAGCAGGCGGCCGACGACCGAGGGGTGGTCGGGCGGGTACGAGCCGACCATGGCGACGAGGCCGACGACGGCGAACGCGGCGAACAACAGCCGGCCCCGCCATCGGGACCGGGCGAGGGCGAGGACGGCGGCGACGGGCACGGCGAACGTCGCCAGCACGACAGGCGCCGAGTCGAACCAGGCCGCGTGCTGGGGCCGGACCAGGCGCCCGCCGTCCCTCGCGTAGCTGATCCAGAACCCGAGGCCCCGCCAGGACTCCGACCACGACGAGGCCTGGCTCACGGTCTCCGGCGTTTCCGTGCCGTACAGCCGGGCCGACAGCGACGCCGCGCCGTACACGACCTGGACGAGGACGGCGGCGGACACGGCGAGCGACAGCGCCCCCGCCCGAGCCAGCCAGCCGGCCACCCGGCGCCCCGTCGCCGCCCTCGCGACCGCGGCGACGTAGACGGCCGCCGGCACGAGCAGGGCGACGGCGTAGACGAGCCCCGGCGGGTCGGTGCTGCCGCCGGCGAACACGAGCAGGGCGAACA from Acidimicrobiales bacterium harbors:
- a CDS encoding alpha-(1->3)-arabinofuranosyltransferase family protein, giving the protein MAVAERARTAPATTGPPAPPRAGWGERRRWVAGGAAGAALALAATLTNSPGWYVGDNRFEQYWSPGRLLARVPSLWDPSRGLGRPRGEFLRVTTAVVGLYRSLGASPWLTQRLWHATLLVVAGLGAAALVRCLRPRADVAVAVAGLAYAFSPVAAASLVPSALFFNYAIAPWLVVALVRGTTGARPWRWAAVFALLVFAGGSTDPPGLVYAVALLVPAAVYVAAVARAATGRRVAGWLARAGALSLAVSAAVLVQVVYGAASLSARLYGTETPETVSQASSWSESWRGLGFWISYARDGGRLVRPQHAAWFDSAPVVLATFAVPVAAVLALARSRWRGRLLFAAFAVVGLVAMVGSYPPDHPSVVGRLLLDAYDAVPSLTALRNTYKAGFALALGLAGLLGAAALLAGRRRLVGVAAAAVAVAVFAVASFPFWTAGLYSTDNRTDTVPGYWRDALAWLDRQPGDARVLVEPGTFNSRYRWGSPGDDLFDGLLARAHVVSTSLPLSTAEASDLVMAVDDRIQSGDYEPGTLGPIARRLGIGYVLVRNDLEWGRLGRARPAELQPLRDDPDLEPVATFGAPGQHTVAPGDDSTEADAERRLPPVEVFAVRGVEGQARVTGDRPLLLSGSGEGWFTLAADGLLDTGGPVRATAPTDPGVLAGDLDAGGSLVVTDTNRRAVTLVTGTGRSDSHTLAEGERLGRPANDLFGVPGSQTVAWFPDATSVSSASVGAGLAGYEPEFRPANAFDGDPHTAWLTGGYQDPLGRSVVVHLRRPTTVAAVEVDPAVLFGAGRTIRLASLHFSDGSSVPVDLSRGSSSVGFPARSTTSLELRIDALSGPGLRPVGFAEV